A genomic region of Zea mays cultivar B73 chromosome 6, Zm-B73-REFERENCE-NAM-5.0, whole genome shotgun sequence contains the following coding sequences:
- the LOC103630129 gene encoding protein GRAVITROPIC IN THE LIGHT 1: METMVAAPAPQQRTGRIARRLARLLRHKSSPAGAGMAYSVAGDELDDSLDSSINSLSKLKLSGSLSAAYTLDVFFKNATEKNGAPPPQTQPAPSPAPAQHAAKHAFVATLFARASAVKAAYAQLQLAQHPYDAEAIQAADAGLVAELTKLSNLKRRYSRDPAAAARSAGALAAHADEQRHLLRTYEITSRKLEAELRARDAEAERARAALADELRAERGLEERARPGRTLAALDGLHLSGLNATHFHTALRHAVKSVRAFASAMLAAMRRAGWDPAAAAAAVHPAARLLNPAGDARFALESYVALKMFAGFHRKDLGLSSLSLHGRGSGSGSHDRRRFFEEFAEANAAGAAEFQVQRASDDARWGAALREFLRERYVSVVHERMEAAFFGRGGGDAPPRAAWYGEFAEMARRVWLLHCLFWAFGGTASVFQARPGERFSEVFMESVSDGTDGGGPTPAPAPSGHVAVVGFTVVPGFKLGRTVIRCRVYLSHPEHRP, translated from the coding sequence ATGGAGACGATGGTAGCGGCTCCCGCGCCGCAGCAGAGGACAGGGCGCATCGCTCGGAGGCTGGCCAGGCTGCTCCGCCACAAGAGCTCCCCGGCGGGGGCGGGGATGGCGTACTCCGTCGCCGGGGACGAGTTggacgactcgctcgacagctccATCAACTCGCTCAGCAAGCTCAAGCTATCCGGCAGCCTGTCAGCTGCGTACACGCTGGACGTCTTCTTCAAGAATGCCACGGAGAAGAACGGGGCGCCGCCGCCGCAGACACAGCCGGCGCCGTCGCCGGCGCCAGCGCAGCACGCCGCGAAGCACGCGTTCGTGGCGACCCTATTCGCGAGGGCGTCCGCGGTGAAGGCGGCGTACGCGCAGCTGCAGCTGGCGCAGCACCCCTACGACGCCGAGGCCATCCAGGCCGCGGACGCCGGCCTGGTGGCGGAGCTCACCAAGCTGTCAAATCTCAAGCGGCGGTACTCGAGGGACCCGGCCGCCGCGGCACGGAGCGCCGGCGCCCTCGCGGCGCACGCCGACGAGCAGCGCCACCTGCTCCGGACCTACGAGATCACGTCGCGCAAGCTGGAGGCCGAGCTCCGTGCGCGGGACGCCGAGGCCGAGCGCGCACGCGCCGCGCTGGCCGACGAGCTCCGCGCCGAGCGGGGCCTAGAGGAGCGCGCCCGCCCGGGCCGCACCCTGGCGGCCCTCGACGGCCTCCACCTCTCCGGCCTCAACGCCACCCACTTCCACACCGCGCTGCGCCACGCCGTCAAGTCCGTCCGCGCCTTCGCCTCGGCAATGCTCGCCGCGATGCGGCGAGCCGGCTGGGATCCCGCGGCGGCTGCGGCCGCCGTGCACCCGGCCGCCAGGCTGCTGAACCCTGCAGGCGACGCCAGGTTCGCGCTGGAGTCCTACGTGGCGCTGAAGATGTTCGCGGGCTTCCACCGCAAGGACCTCGGCCTCAGCTCCCTGTCCCTCCACGGGCggggctccggctccggctcccaCGACCGGCGCCGCTTCTTCGAGGAGTTCGCGGAGGCGAATGCCGCGGGTGCAGCGGAGTTCCAGGTCCAGCGCGCGAGCGACGACGCGCGGTGGGGAGCGGCGCTCCGCGAGTTCCTGCGGGAGAGGTACGTGTCCGTGGTGCACGAGCGGATGGAGGCGGCCTTCttcgggcgcgggggcggggacGCCCCCCCGCGCGCCGCGTGGTACGGCGAGTTCGCGGAGATGGCGCGGCGCGTGTGGCTGCTGCACTGCCTGTTCTGGGCGTTCGGCGGCACGGCGTCCGTCTTCCAGGCGCGCCCCGGGGAACGGTTCTCGGAGGTGTTCATGGAGAGCGTTAGCGACGGCACGGACGGCGGCGGGccgacgccggcgccagcaccgaGCGGGCACGTCGCCGTCGTCGGGTTCACCGTGGTGCCGGGGTTCAAGCTGGGCCGGACGGTGATACGGTGCCGGGTATACCTTTCCCACCCGGAGCACCGGCCATGA